In Deltaproteobacteria bacterium, one genomic interval encodes:
- a CDS encoding metalloregulator ArsR/SmtB family transcription factor, with protein MSDAAHRVFKDRLYGLFARVGKALGNPHRLELLELLAQGERTVDALATESGLTMANASQHLQALREAGLVESRRKGLFVHYRLADPAVFELSRSVRTVAERRLAELERLVREHFGDRSDPEPVPMKELLERARKGDVVILDTRPAHEFAAGHIAGAISVPLEDLQERLRKLPKSKEYVAYCRGPYCIYADRAVEVLRKKGRRARRLTDGFPEWKAAGLPVESETGQEGG; from the coding sequence CCTCTACGGACTCTTCGCGCGCGTCGGAAAAGCGCTCGGAAATCCGCACCGCCTCGAGCTCCTCGAGCTTCTCGCGCAGGGTGAGCGGACCGTCGATGCCCTAGCGACCGAGAGCGGCCTGACGATGGCGAACGCGTCCCAGCACCTTCAGGCGCTTCGCGAAGCCGGGCTCGTGGAGAGTCGCAGGAAAGGTCTCTTCGTCCACTACCGCCTCGCCGATCCGGCGGTCTTCGAGCTGAGCAGGTCGGTGCGCACGGTGGCAGAGAGGCGGCTCGCCGAGCTCGAGCGCCTGGTCCGCGAACATTTCGGCGATCGCTCCGATCCAGAGCCGGTGCCGATGAAGGAGCTGCTCGAGAGGGCCCGCAAAGGGGACGTCGTCATTCTCGACACGAGACCCGCGCACGAGTTCGCCGCGGGCCACATCGCCGGGGCGATCTCGGTTCCGCTCGAAGACCTCCAAGAGCGCCTGCGCAAGCTGCCCAAGAGCAAGGAGTACGTCGCGTACTGCCGCGGCCCGTATTGCATCTATGCCGATCGCGCGGTCGAAGTGCTGCGGAAGAAGGGGCGGCGCGCACGGCGCCTCACGGACGGCTTCCCGGAGTGGAAGGCAGCGGGCCTGCCGGTGGAGTCCGAGACCGGGCAGGAAGGAGGCTGA
- a CDS encoding YeeE/YedE family protein translates to MMFERGPWYIAGPLLGLVILGLRVTLNKPLGALGGYIDLAENASRPTRLGFRAFVLLGFVVGGFAYTVAAGRFSPELTYGTAGGLLPAAPAGQLALLLIAGIVMGFGARSAGGCTSGHGMSGMSLGSPASIAASMTFFATAVALAHGFALVIGGKP, encoded by the coding sequence ATGATGTTCGAACGCGGTCCCTGGTACATCGCCGGTCCCCTGCTCGGGCTCGTCATCCTCGGGCTGCGCGTCACACTGAACAAGCCCCTCGGAGCACTCGGTGGCTACATCGACCTCGCGGAGAACGCGTCGAGGCCGACTCGGCTCGGTTTCCGCGCCTTCGTACTGCTCGGATTCGTCGTCGGCGGGTTCGCGTACACCGTCGCAGCGGGTCGCTTTTCACCAGAACTCACCTACGGGACTGCGGGAGGCCTCCTGCCCGCGGCACCCGCAGGACAGCTCGCGCTCCTCCTCATCGCCGGGATCGTCATGGGCTTCGGAGCGCGAAGCGCAGGGGGCTGTACCTCGGGCCACGGCATGAGCGGCATGTCCCTCGGGTCGCCCGCCAGCATCGCTGCGAGCATGACGTTCTTCGCCACCGCCGTGGCGCTGGCGCACGGGTTCGCGCTGGTCATCGGAGGGAAGCCATGA
- a CDS encoding YeeE/YedE family protein, with product MKSKLAGLLFGSAAGFLIAWAHLTDPEVIRRMLLLKEADVFLLMGAAVVVAGIGVRVLRFAKVRTVVTGEAIAWTVERPRARHFVGSVFFGAGWSIAGTCPGPVAAMIGEGRLGGMAVATGLFAGVALQNALEKRRGVAARTAEVPGAAGL from the coding sequence ATGAAGAGCAAGCTAGCTGGTCTGCTGTTCGGGTCGGCAGCCGGATTCCTGATCGCCTGGGCGCACCTCACGGATCCCGAGGTCATCCGCAGGATGTTGCTGCTCAAAGAGGCGGACGTCTTCCTCCTGATGGGTGCGGCGGTCGTCGTCGCGGGCATCGGCGTGCGCGTTCTCCGCTTCGCGAAGGTCCGTACAGTCGTGACCGGCGAAGCAATCGCTTGGACGGTCGAGCGACCACGTGCGCGGCACTTCGTTGGCAGCGTCTTCTTCGGAGCCGGTTGGAGCATCGCTGGCACTTGCCCGGGCCCCGTCGCCGCGATGATCGGCGAAGGACGCCTGGGCGGAATGGCTGTCGCCACAGGACTGTTCGCCGGCGTCGCGCTGCAAAACGCGCTGGAGAAGAGACGGGGCGTGGCTGCACGTACCGCCGAAGTGCCTGGCGCGGCCGGGCTGTAG
- a CDS encoding MBL fold metallo-hydrolase, translated as MIFRPYYYFETGCAAYLFGCGGLGKCAVVDAHERDVDAYAAFAASKGMRITHVIDSHVHADHLSGGPALAKQVGAAYCLHESADVAIPFEPLRDGQEVELGNTRVKVLHTPGHTPESVCLVVSDMGRGPEPWFVLTGDTLFVGAVGRPDLPGRARENAAELHASIHSKLLTLPDNTEIYPGHFAGSACGAGMSGKPSSTTAFEKRWNPLLAKTRAEFVDALADVAPKPAEMDRTLLTNQGRSGPRP; from the coding sequence ATGATTTTTCGTCCCTACTACTACTTCGAAACCGGCTGCGCCGCATACCTCTTCGGATGCGGAGGTCTTGGCAAGTGCGCCGTGGTCGACGCGCACGAGCGCGACGTCGATGCCTACGCCGCGTTCGCCGCCTCGAAGGGGATGCGGATCACGCACGTGATCGACAGCCACGTTCACGCCGACCATCTTTCCGGCGGTCCCGCGCTCGCCAAGCAGGTCGGCGCGGCCTACTGCCTGCACGAGTCAGCGGACGTGGCGATCCCGTTTGAGCCGCTGCGCGACGGACAGGAGGTAGAGCTGGGCAATACGCGCGTGAAGGTGCTCCATACGCCGGGCCACACGCCGGAGAGCGTGTGCCTCGTCGTATCCGACATGGGGCGTGGACCCGAGCCATGGTTTGTGCTCACGGGGGACACGCTGTTCGTCGGCGCTGTCGGTCGCCCCGACCTGCCGGGGCGCGCGCGAGAGAACGCTGCTGAGCTGCACGCCAGCATCCACAGCAAGCTCCTGACGCTGCCTGACAACACCGAGATCTATCCCGGCCATTTCGCGGGCTCGGCGTGCGGTGCCGGCATGAGCGGCAAGCCATCGAGCACGACGGCCTTCGAGAAGCGCTGGAACCCGCTCCTCGCCAAGACGCGCGCCGAGTTCGTGGACGCCCTGGCCGACGTGGCGCCGAAGCCTGCCGAGATGGATCGTACGCTCCTGACGAACCAAGGCCGGTCGGGGCCGCGGCCGTGA
- a CDS encoding MFS transporter: MVGMERTILPAIAEHDFHLAARAAILSFIVVFGVTKALANYLAGRLSDRMGRKHVLVAGWVIAAPVPFLLMWAPSWSWVLLANLLLGASQGLTWSTTVIMKIDLAGAKNRGLAMGLNEFAGYFAVAASALATGWLAASYGLRPLPFSLGIGFVAVGLALSALVIRETKDHATHESRLREHGTDARPTQVEVFWRTTLLDRNLSSVSQAGLVNNLNDGTAWGLFPLFFATASLSLEQIGVLAAVYPATWGVLQLGTGALSDVLGRKWLIAAGMWVQAAGIAIVILSSSFGGFALGAASLGVGTAMVYPTLLATIGDVAHPSWRASSVGVYRLWRDLGYAVGAVVAGVSADALGLQGAMWIVAALTFASGVFAAVRMTETLGSRTPLPKGERSESAWPSPVR; this comes from the coding sequence ATGGTGGGGATGGAGCGCACCATCCTGCCAGCGATCGCGGAGCACGACTTTCACCTCGCCGCTCGGGCGGCCATCCTGTCGTTCATCGTCGTCTTCGGCGTTACGAAGGCGTTAGCCAACTATCTCGCGGGTCGCCTCTCCGATCGGATGGGCCGCAAGCATGTTCTCGTCGCGGGCTGGGTGATCGCGGCTCCCGTTCCCTTCTTGCTCATGTGGGCGCCGAGTTGGAGCTGGGTCCTCTTAGCCAACCTGTTGCTCGGCGCGAGCCAAGGGCTGACTTGGTCGACGACGGTCATCATGAAGATCGATCTCGCGGGAGCGAAGAATCGAGGCCTCGCGATGGGCTTGAATGAATTCGCTGGGTACTTCGCCGTCGCGGCATCTGCGCTCGCGACCGGGTGGCTCGCCGCGAGCTACGGCCTGCGGCCACTGCCCTTCTCCCTGGGCATCGGCTTCGTCGCTGTCGGTCTCGCGCTCTCCGCGCTCGTCATCCGCGAGACCAAGGACCACGCGACACACGAATCGCGCCTTCGTGAGCACGGGACGGACGCTCGACCAACGCAAGTCGAGGTCTTCTGGCGTACGACGCTCCTTGACCGAAACCTCTCGAGCGTCAGCCAGGCGGGGCTCGTCAACAACCTCAACGACGGGACGGCGTGGGGCCTCTTCCCGCTCTTCTTCGCGACCGCGAGTCTCAGCCTCGAGCAGATCGGCGTCCTCGCTGCCGTCTATCCTGCAACGTGGGGCGTCCTTCAGCTCGGAACGGGCGCGCTATCCGACGTTCTCGGTCGGAAGTGGCTCATCGCGGCGGGGATGTGGGTTCAGGCGGCCGGCATCGCGATCGTGATCCTGTCGTCCAGCTTCGGTGGCTTCGCCCTCGGGGCTGCGTCTCTCGGGGTCGGCACCGCGATGGTCTATCCGACGCTGCTGGCCACCATCGGAGACGTTGCGCACCCCTCGTGGCGCGCCTCCTCCGTCGGGGTGTACCGGCTCTGGAGGGATCTGGGCTACGCCGTCGGCGCGGTCGTGGCGGGCGTGTCGGCCGATGCGTTGGGGCTGCAGGGCGCGATGTGGATCGTCGCCGCGCTGACCTTCGCCTCGGGCGTGTTCGCAGCGGTGAGGATGACCGAAACGCTTGGCTCGAGAACCCCGTTGCCGAAAGGGGAGAGGAGTGAATCAGCATGGCCATCGCCTGTCCGATAG
- a CDS encoding methyltransferase domain-containing protein has protein sequence MAIACPIDLDTRRLRDEIQSIYARVAEDPAGDFHFHRGPAYAAELLGYERGTLAALPDQTTASFAGVANPHRLGPIGEGLTVADIGCGAGMDLLLAAKAVGPRGRAIGVDMTASMADRARGSARAAGLENVEVRLGDAMSLPLEDASVDVVLSNGVLNLTPDKSVAYGEVFRVLKPGGRFLYADIIVGHELSESVRRDIDLWTG, from the coding sequence ATGGCCATCGCCTGTCCGATAGATCTCGACACTCGAAGGCTTCGTGACGAGATCCAATCCATCTATGCACGCGTCGCGGAGGATCCCGCGGGCGACTTCCATTTCCACCGGGGACCCGCCTATGCGGCAGAGCTTCTCGGGTACGAGCGCGGGACTCTGGCGGCGCTGCCGGACCAGACCACGGCCTCGTTCGCCGGCGTCGCGAACCCACACCGGCTCGGTCCGATCGGCGAAGGGCTGACCGTGGCCGACATCGGGTGCGGCGCGGGCATGGACCTGCTCCTGGCAGCGAAGGCCGTCGGTCCCCGCGGCCGCGCGATCGGTGTCGACATGACGGCATCGATGGCCGACAGGGCGCGTGGCTCTGCTCGCGCTGCGGGCCTCGAGAACGTCGAGGTGCGCCTCGGGGACGCCATGTCGCTTCCGCTCGAGGACGCGAGCGTGGACGTGGTGCTCTCGAACGGCGTCCTGAACCTGACGCCGGACAAGTCGGTCGCCTACGGTGAGGTCTTTCGAGTCCTCAAGCCCGGCGGGCGCTTCCTCTACGCGGACATCATCGTGGGCCACGAGCTCTCCGAGTCGGTTCGAAGAGACATCGACCTCTGGACTGGCTGA
- a CDS encoding class I SAM-dependent methyltransferase: protein MQSETKQEQLANPNQALWEKGDFTRIAETMRESGEALVKRLEVTTGLKVLDLGCGDGTTAIPAARLGADVRGVDIARNLVAAGNKRAKAEGLTNCQFQEGDASNLHDLTDRSFDLLVSSFGAMFAPRPFDVAKEMVRVTKPGGRIVMGNWIPNDPTLVAQILKISSSYSPPPPEGFISPMTWGVEDNVVERFGGAGISKSEISFARDTYTFNFAGTPVEFVDAFRRYYGPTMNAFAAAEKNGRADDLKRELDALFTSQNKSSSTSSTSIPATFLRVTVSR from the coding sequence ATGCAGTCGGAAACGAAGCAGGAGCAACTAGCGAATCCGAACCAGGCGCTCTGGGAGAAGGGCGACTTCACGCGCATCGCCGAGACCATGCGAGAGAGCGGTGAGGCGCTCGTCAAGAGGCTCGAAGTCACGACGGGCCTCAAGGTGCTGGATCTCGGATGCGGCGATGGAACGACGGCGATTCCAGCGGCGAGACTCGGCGCGGACGTGCGGGGCGTCGACATCGCGAGAAATCTCGTCGCCGCGGGCAACAAACGCGCGAAGGCGGAAGGCCTGACGAACTGCCAGTTTCAAGAAGGAGATGCGTCCAACTTGCACGACCTGACGGACCGGTCCTTCGACCTCCTCGTCAGCAGCTTCGGCGCGATGTTCGCGCCGCGGCCCTTCGACGTGGCCAAGGAGATGGTACGCGTAACGAAGCCCGGTGGTCGGATCGTGATGGGGAACTGGATCCCCAACGACCCGACCCTCGTCGCGCAGATCCTGAAGATCAGCTCGTCGTATTCCCCGCCGCCGCCGGAGGGCTTCATCAGCCCGATGACCTGGGGAGTGGAGGACAACGTGGTCGAGAGGTTCGGGGGGGCCGGTATCTCCAAGAGCGAGATCTCGTTCGCTCGAGACACGTACACCTTCAATTTTGCTGGAACGCCCGTCGAGTTCGTCGACGCCTTCCGGAGGTACTACGGCCCGACCATGAATGCCTTCGCCGCCGCCGAGAAGAATGGTCGAGCCGACGACCTGAAGCGGGAGCTCGATGCGCTCTTCACCAGCCAGAACAAGAGCTCGAGCACCAGCTCGACCTCCATCCCGGCGACCTTTCTGCGCGTGACCGTCTCACGCTGA
- a CDS encoding PTS sugar transporter subunit IIA, translating to MEDRLMTIKQLAAYLNVNERTVLKLVQEGTLPGVKVGNQWRFRKAMIDTWLDDQMLGITPRYVESARPEVPRRMLALASCFEPAHVLPELAGKTKTSVIVELAAHAQQLGLVRDETWFVGALIQRENVMPSAIGNGLAFLHTLRRHPEQVVKPFMVLGRSRTGVDFDALDGKPTHLFFVFGLKYDALHLPWLAKLVQMLSQGEVVPSLLAATDAARIYGLLADAERKLEPALTAGG from the coding sequence ATGGAAGACCGCCTGATGACCATCAAGCAGCTCGCCGCGTACTTGAACGTCAACGAGCGCACGGTCCTCAAGCTGGTGCAGGAGGGCACGCTGCCGGGCGTCAAGGTCGGAAACCAGTGGCGCTTCCGGAAGGCGATGATCGACACCTGGCTCGACGACCAGATGCTCGGCATCACGCCGCGCTACGTGGAGTCCGCCCGGCCGGAGGTGCCGCGTCGGATGCTCGCGCTCGCGAGCTGCTTCGAGCCGGCCCACGTCCTGCCCGAGCTCGCGGGTAAGACCAAGACCTCCGTCATCGTGGAGCTTGCCGCGCATGCCCAGCAGCTCGGGCTGGTCCGCGACGAGACCTGGTTCGTCGGAGCGCTCATCCAGCGCGAGAACGTGATGCCGAGCGCCATCGGCAACGGGCTCGCGTTCCTCCACACGCTCAGGCGGCATCCCGAGCAGGTGGTCAAGCCCTTCATGGTGCTCGGGCGTTCACGCACCGGGGTAGACTTCGACGCCCTGGATGGCAAGCCCACGCACCTCTTCTTCGTGTTCGGTCTGAAGTACGACGCGCTCCACCTGCCCTGGCTGGCCAAGCTGGTCCAGATGCTCTCGCAGGGGGAGGTGGTGCCTTCGCTGCTGGCGGCAACGGATGCGGCGAGAATCTACGGGCTGCTGGCCGACGCCGAGCGCAAGCTGGAGCCGGCGCTCACGGCCGGGGGGTGA
- a CDS encoding PTS sugar transporter subunit IIA, with protein MFLTVREAAALLAVTERQVYRWVGEAEIPFQRVRHQVRFNRTDLLEWAIVRRLPISPEALDANLDAEDRTPSLMQALRVGGVHHDVPGTDRNSALRAAVERTPTPASFDREFLVEVLTARESAVSAAVGHGIAIPRVRQPIVAPGVAPTVSVSHLRSPVASGAPDETQIQTIFLIVSPTVRAHLQMLVRLGRALLDPAFRAAVERRATTEELAAEAGRLEVAPPPEPPPHRAEGAD; from the coding sequence ATGTTTCTGACCGTGCGCGAGGCTGCGGCGCTGCTCGCGGTCACCGAACGCCAGGTCTACCGCTGGGTCGGGGAAGCGGAGATCCCGTTTCAACGCGTCCGCCATCAGGTGCGGTTCAATCGTACCGACCTCCTCGAGTGGGCTATCGTGCGCCGGCTCCCCATCTCGCCCGAGGCGCTCGACGCGAACCTCGACGCGGAGGACCGCACCCCCAGCCTGATGCAGGCCCTCCGGGTGGGCGGGGTCCACCACGACGTGCCAGGTACCGATCGCAACTCGGCTCTGCGCGCGGCCGTGGAGCGAACGCCGACGCCGGCGAGCTTCGACCGCGAGTTTCTCGTCGAGGTGCTGACGGCCCGCGAGAGCGCCGTCTCGGCGGCCGTGGGTCACGGGATCGCGATCCCGCGCGTCCGGCAACCGATCGTCGCGCCCGGCGTGGCTCCTACCGTGAGCGTGTCCCATCTACGATCGCCCGTGGCCTCCGGCGCACCCGATGAGACGCAGATCCAGACCATCTTCCTCATCGTGAGTCCCACCGTCCGGGCCCACCTGCAGATGCTGGTGCGCCTGGGGCGCGCGCTCCTCGACCCGGCGTTTCGCGCGGCGGTCGAGCGCCGTGCGACGACGGAGGAGCTGGCCGCGGAGGCGGGACGGCTCGAAGTGGCTCCTCCGCCCGAGCCGCCACCCCATCGCGCCGAGGGAGCCGATTGA
- a CDS encoding oxidoreductase yields the protein MAAGAIAGTGVLALLLHRVPRAATSVAVLGAVAGGALGLFAVVQVLRGGVSAAIAAPWRIPGGALLLGIDPLSAFFLAPIFVVGALCAVYGRSYLGPRPTQGGELNLLISAMTLVLVARQALLFLVAWEAMTLLAYLLVTVDHGEAEVRRAGLVYLIASHVAVVALLALFLALGTRSGGSLDFASIAGAWRGAPSGTAGILVLALIGFGVKAGVVGLHVWLPVAHAAAPSHVSALMSAVVIKLGLYGILRTTLLVTPGSWFGVVLMLLGVIGAFLGIALALGQRDLKRILAYSSVENVGIILVGLGLGYWAQARGDARLAAMGFAGGLLHIWNHAAMKGLMFFGAGSVVHGAGTKDVERLGGLLRRMRWTGRALILGAVAIAGLPPLNGFTGEWLLYGGLTQFGMSGRSPSSLVAMGGAVALAFVGGLALLCFVRLVGVVLLGTPRDEGAAHAHESPAGMTVPMWILAAACVVGAVAAPALVSAQTQVLAELYPAAGLDLGAAARFLSPLVIVNLVLFATIALATALVFRRVDRTQLRETWGCGYAAPTSRMQYSARGFSEFLTARALPRWCRGQLRVRPPEGVFPADASFDSDGGDPLTRGVYEPLLLRTGQQFSRLRFLQQGNLNIYLVYVLAALVGGLTWVALRDWSSW from the coding sequence ATCGCGGCCGGAGCGATCGCTGGCACCGGCGTCCTCGCGCTGCTCCTGCATCGCGTCCCGCGCGCGGCGACGTCCGTCGCGGTTCTGGGTGCGGTGGCCGGTGGCGCGCTCGGCCTCTTTGCGGTGGTCCAGGTCCTGCGCGGTGGGGTCTCGGCCGCCATCGCCGCGCCGTGGCGCATCCCCGGTGGAGCCCTGCTCCTCGGGATCGACCCGCTGAGCGCGTTTTTCCTGGCCCCGATCTTCGTCGTCGGCGCACTGTGCGCGGTCTACGGCCGCAGCTATCTCGGCCCCCGTCCCACGCAGGGCGGGGAGCTCAACCTGCTCATCTCCGCCATGACGCTCGTGCTCGTCGCCCGGCAGGCCTTGCTCTTTCTGGTGGCCTGGGAAGCCATGACGCTCCTCGCCTATCTCCTCGTCACCGTCGATCACGGCGAGGCCGAGGTCCGGCGCGCGGGGCTGGTCTACCTCATCGCCTCGCACGTCGCGGTCGTCGCGCTGCTCGCCCTGTTTCTCGCGCTCGGCACGCGGAGCGGCGGCTCGCTCGACTTCGCCTCCATTGCCGGCGCGTGGCGCGGCGCCCCCTCCGGCACCGCGGGGATCCTCGTGCTCGCGCTCATCGGCTTCGGCGTCAAGGCGGGCGTCGTCGGACTTCACGTGTGGCTGCCGGTGGCCCACGCGGCTGCCCCGTCGCACGTCTCGGCGCTCATGTCGGCCGTGGTCATCAAGCTGGGACTCTACGGGATCCTTCGCACGACGCTCCTCGTCACTCCGGGCTCCTGGTTCGGCGTCGTGCTCATGCTCCTCGGCGTCATCGGCGCCTTCCTCGGCATCGCCCTCGCGCTCGGCCAGCGTGACCTCAAGCGCATCCTGGCCTACTCCAGCGTCGAGAACGTCGGGATCATTCTCGTCGGCCTGGGCCTCGGCTACTGGGCGCAGGCGCGGGGCGACGCGCGGCTCGCTGCGATGGGCTTCGCCGGCGGCCTGCTCCACATCTGGAACCACGCCGCGATGAAGGGGCTCATGTTCTTCGGCGCGGGCAGCGTCGTGCACGGCGCCGGGACGAAGGACGTCGAACGTCTGGGAGGTCTCCTGCGCCGCATGCGCTGGACCGGCCGGGCGCTCATCCTCGGTGCCGTGGCCATCGCCGGACTCCCGCCGCTCAACGGCTTCACCGGGGAGTGGCTGCTCTACGGAGGGCTGACCCAGTTCGGGATGTCGGGGCGGTCGCCGTCCAGCCTGGTGGCGATGGGCGGCGCGGTGGCTCTCGCCTTCGTCGGGGGGCTGGCGCTGCTGTGCTTCGTGCGGCTGGTGGGGGTCGTCCTACTGGGCACGCCGCGCGACGAGGGCGCCGCGCACGCCCACGAGTCTCCCGCAGGGATGACGGTGCCGATGTGGATCCTCGCTGCCGCGTGCGTCGTCGGTGCCGTGGCAGCTCCCGCCCTCGTGTCGGCCCAGACGCAGGTCCTCGCCGAGCTCTACCCGGCGGCCGGGCTCGACCTCGGCGCCGCCGCGAGGTTTCTCTCCCCGCTCGTGATCGTCAATCTGGTGCTCTTCGCCACGATCGCCTTGGCGACGGCGCTCGTGTTCCGGCGCGTGGACCGAACGCAGCTCCGCGAGACGTGGGGTTGCGGCTACGCGGCTCCCACCTCCCGCATGCAGTACTCCGCGCGCGGCTTCTCCGAGTTTCTCACCGCGCGGGCCCTGCCGCGCTGGTGCCGCGGCCAGCTGCGCGTGCGACCGCCGGAGGGAGTCTTCCCCGCCGACGCATCCTTCGACAGCGACGGGGGTGACCCGCTCACCCGCGGAGTCTACGAACCGCTCCTGCTCCGCACCGGCCAGCAGTTCTCGCGCCTGAGGTTTCTGCAGCAGGGCAACCTGAACATCTACCTCGTCTACGTGCTCGCCGCGCTGGTCGGTGGGCTCACGTGGGTCGCGCTTCGCGACTGGTCGAGCTGGTGA
- a CDS encoding hydrogenase: MVELVSEKLLIASIVLAGFAGVPGLFRPRDGRAGERLFVGLMTLAGVCACLGAVGALALGWSNELAVTWLVPGGQLVIRVDAISAMFVLQIAVLAVLGAWYGLEYWPQRGHRDNGRKLRTFFGAVTAGMLLLVIARNAVLFLVGWEIMAASAFLLVSTEDEKPTAREVGFVYLLATRAGTLCLFAMFALLGAAGGSLSFDAWPRALASPLRDAIFVLGLCGFGLKAGLMPLHIWLPGAHANAPSHVSAVMSGVLIKTGIYGLVRLTASCELPPLWWGYALIGAGVVSGVLGVGFAIGQHDLKRLLAYHSVENIGIICLGLGVALLGRSLGRPGLVALGVAGALLHVWNHGLFKALLFLSAGSVLHATGTREIDRLGGLWRRMPRTGLAFLVGAVAICGLPPLNGLISELLVYLGLFRTGAEGGGPWMAVALAAPALALVGALAVACFVKVFGAVFLGNARTSDTERAHECGPTMWVPMAILGGTCAFIGLAAPLVARVLDVGVNAWAGAAATSPMPALNRIAPLVWVSATSAALLVAIALFGMRLARRARARAAAPEVGTWDCGYAAPTSRMQYTSSSFAELLVGLLAPALRPSQHSPRLAGPFPAPEGFHSHVPDTVLDRALRPSFSFVARLFGRLRPIQRGNVHLYLLYILGTLVVLLLWR; the protein is encoded by the coding sequence CTGGTCGAGCTGGTGAGCGAGAAACTTCTCATCGCGTCGATCGTACTCGCGGGCTTTGCCGGCGTGCCCGGACTCTTTCGTCCCCGCGACGGGCGCGCGGGGGAGCGCCTCTTCGTCGGACTCATGACCCTCGCCGGCGTGTGCGCCTGCCTCGGGGCCGTGGGTGCGCTCGCGCTCGGTTGGTCGAACGAGCTCGCCGTCACCTGGCTCGTTCCGGGGGGGCAGCTAGTCATTCGCGTCGACGCCATCTCGGCCATGTTCGTGCTCCAGATCGCCGTTCTCGCCGTGCTCGGCGCCTGGTACGGGCTGGAATACTGGCCGCAGCGCGGGCACCGCGACAATGGGCGCAAGCTGCGCACCTTCTTCGGCGCAGTGACCGCCGGCATGCTGCTGCTCGTGATCGCCAGGAACGCGGTGCTCTTTCTCGTGGGCTGGGAGATCATGGCGGCCTCCGCGTTTCTGCTCGTCAGCACCGAGGACGAGAAGCCGACCGCGCGAGAGGTCGGCTTCGTCTACCTGCTCGCCACCCGCGCCGGCACGCTCTGCCTGTTCGCGATGTTCGCCCTCCTCGGCGCCGCGGGAGGGTCGCTGAGTTTCGACGCGTGGCCCCGCGCCCTCGCCTCGCCCCTGCGCGACGCCATCTTCGTGCTCGGCCTGTGCGGCTTCGGCCTCAAGGCCGGCCTCATGCCGCTCCACATCTGGTTGCCCGGAGCGCACGCGAATGCACCGAGCCACGTCTCCGCGGTCATGTCCGGCGTGCTGATCAAGACGGGGATCTACGGGCTCGTGCGTCTCACGGCCTCGTGCGAGCTGCCTCCGCTCTGGTGGGGCTACGCGCTCATCGGCGCGGGGGTGGTCTCCGGAGTTCTCGGCGTGGGCTTCGCCATCGGGCAACACGACCTCAAGCGCCTGCTCGCGTACCACTCGGTCGAGAACATCGGCATCATCTGTCTGGGGCTCGGTGTCGCGCTGCTGGGGCGCAGCCTCGGGCGGCCCGGTCTCGTGGCGCTCGGCGTGGCCGGGGCCCTGCTGCACGTCTGGAATCACGGGCTCTTCAAGGCGCTGCTCTTTCTCAGCGCCGGTTCGGTGCTGCACGCCACCGGCACGCGCGAGATTGATCGGCTCGGGGGACTGTGGCGTCGCATGCCTCGCACGGGACTCGCCTTCCTCGTGGGTGCGGTGGCGATCTGCGGGCTTCCGCCCCTCAACGGGCTCATCAGCGAGCTCCTGGTCTACCTCGGACTCTTCCGTACCGGCGCCGAGGGGGGCGGCCCCTGGATGGCCGTGGCGCTGGCTGCCCCCGCGCTCGCTCTCGTGGGCGCGCTGGCCGTGGCCTGCTTCGTGAAAGTCTTTGGCGCCGTCTTCCTCGGGAACGCGCGCACGTCCGACACCGAGCGCGCGCACGAGTGCGGGCCGACCATGTGGGTGCCGATGGCGATCCTCGGCGGGACCTGCGCCTTCATCGGCCTCGCCGCGCCGCTCGTCGCGCGCGTGCTGGACGTGGGCGTGAACGCCTGGGCCGGGGCCGCCGCGACCTCTCCGATGCCCGCCCTGAACCGGATCGCGCCCCTGGTCTGGGTCTCGGCCACGAGCGCAGCGCTCCTCGTGGCGATCGCCCTCTTCGGCATGCGGCTCGCCCGACGAGCGCGCGCTCGCGCCGCGGCACCCGAGGTCGGGACCTGGGACTGCGGCTACGCGGCCCCCACCTCCCGCATGCAGTACACCTCCTCCTCGTTCGCGGAATTGCTCGTGGGCCTGCTCGCGCCGGCCCTGCGCCCGAGCCAGCACTCGCCTCGCCTCGCCGGGCCCTTCCCGGCTCCGGAGGGCTTCCACAGCCACGTGCCGGACACCGTCCTGGATCGGGCGCTCCGGCCGAGCTTCTCCTTCGTCGCGCGGCTCTTCGGGCGGCTGCGTCCGATCCAGCGCGGCAACGTGCATCTCTACCTGCTCTACATCCTCGGGACGCTCGTCGTCCTCCTCCTCTGGAGATGA